In Natranaerovirga pectinivora, the sequence ACGACCAACATGGTACGGCTATCGTTGTTTTAGCTGGTATTATTAATGCCTTAAAAATAGTCCATAAAAAAGAAGATGATTGTAGAGTTGTTGTTAATGGCGCTGGATCTGCAGGTATTGCCATTGCAAAACTTCTCTTATTATATGGTGTAAAAAATATTATTATGTGCGATAAAGAAGGTATCCTTAGAGCTGATGCCCCTTGGTTAAACTGGGCTCAAAAAGAAATGGCAAGTATTACAAACAACAATAATGAAGAAGGTAACTTAGCTAAAGCCTTAGAAAATGCTGATATTTTTATTGGTGTTTCTGCCCCTGGCATCTTATCCAAAGATATGGTTCGCTCAATGGCAAAAGACCCTATCGTCTTTGCAATGGCTAACCCAACCCCTGAAATTATGCCAGATGAAGCAAAAGAGGCTGGTGCAAAAGTGATAGGCACTGGTCGTTCAGACTTCCCTAATCAAGTGAATAATGTTTTGGCTTTCCCTGGAATCTTCAAAGGTGCATTAGAAGGCAATGCAAAGCAAATTACTGAAGAAATGAAGTTAGCTGCTGCAAAAGCAATTGCTGAGTTAATCACTGAAGAAGAATTACATGAAGACAATATTATTCC encodes:
- a CDS encoding NAD(P)-dependent malic enzyme; translated protein: MDTREKALALHREWKGKIETTSKCAVCTREDLALAYTPGVAEPCKEIALNQAEVYNYTLKGNTVAVVSDGSAVLGLGNIGPYAAMPVMEGKAVLFKEFAGINAFPICLDTQDTEEIIKAVKLLAPTFGGINLEDIAAPRCFEIENALKEALDIPVFHDDQHGTAIVVLAGIINALKIVHKKEDDCRVVVNGAGSAGIAIAKLLLLYGVKNIIMCDKEGILRADAPWLNWAQKEMASITNNNNEEGNLAKALENADIFIGVSAPGILSKDMVRSMAKDPIVFAMANPTPEIMPDEAKEAGAKVIGTGRSDFPNQVNNVLAFPGIFKGALEGNAKQITEEMKLAAAKAIAELITEEELHEDNIIPQAFDTRVVDAVANAVKSLI